From Streptomyces zhihengii, the proteins below share one genomic window:
- a CDS encoding chaplin — protein MRQVTRKGLISVAAAGGVIALGGGYAQADSVAAGGASNSPGVLSGNSVQAPVHVPVNACGNTVDVVGLLNPAMGNSCANVSAPGGGSHGGGGSHGGGSGGGGSHGGGSHGGGGGQGGGSHAGGGSHAGGGTSNSPGVGSGNNVQAPVDVPVNACGNSITIGGLLNPSFGNDCANAPEVPETPVTPETPQTPKPEQPRTPHTPGASQEPNTPGAQTVTPPKGDEQLAETGMGALDVLAPAGVGMLLAGAVLYRRARAAA, from the coding sequence ATGCGACAGGTCACGCGGAAGGGCCTGATCTCCGTTGCGGCGGCAGGCGGGGTCATCGCGCTCGGCGGGGGGTACGCACAGGCGGACTCGGTGGCGGCCGGCGGAGCGTCCAACTCCCCGGGCGTACTGTCCGGGAACTCGGTCCAGGCGCCCGTCCACGTCCCCGTGAACGCCTGCGGCAACACCGTGGACGTCGTGGGACTCCTCAACCCGGCCATGGGCAACTCGTGTGCCAACGTGTCCGCTCCGGGCGGCGGCTCGCACGGCGGGGGCGGTTCGCACGGCGGCGGCTCGGGCGGCGGCGGTTCGCACGGGGGCGGTTCGCACGGCGGCGGTGGCGGCCAGGGCGGCGGTTCGCACGCCGGGGGCGGCTCGCACGCGGGCGGCGGCACCAGCAACTCGCCGGGCGTCGGCTCGGGCAACAACGTGCAGGCCCCGGTCGACGTGCCGGTCAACGCCTGCGGGAACAGCATCACCATCGGCGGGCTGCTCAACCCCTCGTTCGGCAACGACTGCGCGAACGCCCCCGAGGTCCCGGAGACCCCCGTGACCCCGGAGACACCGCAGACGCCGAAGCCCGAGCAGCCGCGGACGCCGCACACCCCGGGCGCCTCGCAGGAGCCGAACACCCCCGGCGCCCAGACGGTCACGCCGCCCAAGGGCGACGAGCAGCTCGCGGAGACCGGCATGGGCGCGCTCGACGTCCTCGCCCCGGCGGGCGTCGGCATGCTCCTGGCCGGTGCGGTGCTCTACCGCCGGGCGCGCGCGGCCGCGTAG
- a CDS encoding chaplin, with protein sequence MIKKVVAAAAATGGLVLAGAGVAMADAGAQGAAVGSPGVLSGNVVQAPIHIPVNVCGNTVNVIGLLNPAFGNTCVNA encoded by the coding sequence ATGATCAAGAAGGTCGTCGCTGCTGCGGCTGCCACCGGTGGTCTGGTGCTCGCTGGCGCGGGTGTGGCCATGGCCGACGCCGGCGCCCAGGGTGCCGCTGTCGGTTCCCCCGGCGTGCTCTCGGGCAACGTCGTCCAGGCGCCGATCCACATCCCGGTGAACGTGTGCGGCAACACGGTCAACGTGATCGGCCTGCTGAACCCCGCCTTCGGCAACACCTGCGTCAACGCCTGA
- a CDS encoding aldo/keto reductase has product MEQRHLGRTGLRVSRIGLGTLTWGRDTDEHDAAEQLKAFWEAGGTLVDTADVYGGGEAEYVLGQLVERLVPRRDLVIATKAGSVAHPDRRFDGSRGHLLAALDASLARLGTDHVDLWQVHAFDPDTPLDETLQALDIAVSSGRARYAGVSNFCGWQLAKAATWQLAAPGVRTRLASTQMEYSLLQRGIEREVLPAALDLGVGLLPSSPLGRGVLTGKYRSGVPTGSRGASDHMAPFVEPYLDEDASRIVDALATAADGLATTPLEVALAWVRDRPGVVAPIVGARNAKQLMAALSVEALSLPDEICRALDDVSAPVHRYPDQDWSTL; this is encoded by the coding sequence ATGGAGCAGAGGCATCTCGGCCGTACCGGCCTGCGCGTGTCCCGGATCGGGCTCGGCACCCTCACCTGGGGCCGGGACACCGACGAACACGACGCTGCCGAGCAGTTGAAGGCGTTCTGGGAGGCGGGCGGGACCCTCGTCGACACCGCCGACGTCTACGGCGGCGGGGAGGCCGAGTACGTGCTCGGCCAGCTCGTGGAGCGGCTGGTGCCCCGGCGGGACCTCGTCATCGCGACCAAGGCCGGCAGCGTGGCCCACCCGGACCGCCGCTTCGACGGCTCGCGCGGGCATCTGCTTGCCGCGCTGGACGCCTCGCTGGCGCGGCTCGGCACCGACCACGTGGACCTGTGGCAGGTCCACGCCTTCGATCCGGACACGCCGCTCGACGAGACGCTCCAGGCGCTCGACATCGCGGTCTCCAGCGGGCGGGCGCGGTACGCCGGCGTGTCGAACTTCTGCGGCTGGCAGCTGGCCAAGGCGGCCACCTGGCAGCTCGCGGCACCGGGCGTACGGACCCGGCTGGCGAGCACGCAGATGGAGTACTCGCTGCTCCAGCGGGGCATCGAGCGCGAGGTGCTGCCCGCGGCGCTGGACCTCGGGGTGGGGCTGCTGCCGTCCTCCCCGCTGGGCCGGGGTGTGCTGACCGGCAAGTACCGCTCGGGTGTGCCGACCGGGTCGCGCGGGGCGTCGGACCACATGGCGCCGTTCGTCGAGCCGTACCTCGACGAGGACGCGAGCCGGATCGTGGACGCCCTGGCGACGGCGGCGGACGGTCTGGCGACCACCCCGCTGGAGGTGGCGCTCGCATGGGTGCGCGACCGGCCGGGGGTGGTGGCGCCGATCGTCGGCGCGCGCAACGCGAAGCAGCTCATGGCGGCGTTGTCGGTGGAGGCCCTTAGTCTTCCTGACGAGATCTGCCGGGCGCTGGACGATGTCTCGGCGCCCGTGCACCGCTATCCCGACCAGGACTGGAGCACGCTGTGA
- a CDS encoding DUF5703 family protein: protein MPEYEFVDVYVPRGVSRKEATRLLTDHAEYGHWELDRLTLHRDGSRRVRLRRRIIRQVRATW, encoded by the coding sequence ATGCCGGAATACGAATTTGTCGACGTGTACGTACCGCGCGGGGTCTCCCGCAAGGAGGCGACACGACTGCTGACCGACCACGCCGAGTACGGACACTGGGAGTTGGACCGACTGACGCTGCACCGGGACGGAAGCCGCCGGGTGCGTCTGCGCCGGCGGATCATCCGCCAGGTACGCGCCACCTGGTGA
- a CDS encoding helix-hairpin-helix domain-containing protein, whose translation MGPGADASADATQAGEAEGDASQAAGQAGAAEAPAAAEDEAGTDTTPADGGEQPEAGSASEAGGPEPDASADATQAGEAEGDASQAAGQAGAAEAPAAAEDEAGTDTAPADGGERPEAEAGSEAGAAADGAQEGGVSEAEAELAAQRELRARIERRKAERGGPVASGAGLSGTAADLLAAVRAVEGGAPATAYFDEAPAVPRRPDPVPAPAPVRAVAAPAPDREAAAETVDAVRAVLERGGAPGALAGQVVEVLGEAAGERLAEDPWQLLAVPGVRPEQADGFARALLGAACGPDDERRAAALVGWVLERAALRGHTAQDASAVRAALAERQVPDPDKAVQQAVESGVALVFQEGLEEAAEGGDDGEGAGEDVGPVTVLLGLDRYAMAEESLAEGLARLIRTCAPAEWEGTELVRAAGANGVVLHTGGEAARAEPAALVAGARARGVRALLAVHGADGIRRLGAGAGAVTVASLLDGSAGPGRDEDGAFALDLLVVLDAPQLDVETAAVLVESMPDGSRLVLGGDPGVLPSAGAGQVLGDLLAARVCPQVASRTPDPGPLGELVSGIGIGELNQVEAPGKEIVIVPVRDAGEAVHRAVQLVADSVPRAIGVPAGQTQVITVGHGGSAGTRALNAALKQRLNPGPGRFGGFDPGDRVAYAQGLGRTVTGTVVSAGADGLHLDCDGTATVVPRARVESAVRHGWALTAHQAAGARWPAVVVVLPGDAAQGLSRPWVYTAFGRGERHVSVVHGVDQALPRAVAEVPGEPRTTRLRGLLEGLLAGTE comes from the coding sequence GTGGGGCCCGGGGCCGACGCGTCGGCTGACGCCACGCAGGCGGGCGAGGCCGAGGGCGACGCCTCCCAGGCGGCGGGACAGGCAGGCGCGGCGGAAGCCCCAGCCGCCGCAGAGGATGAGGCCGGCACGGACACCACACCGGCCGACGGCGGCGAGCAGCCCGAGGCAGGCTCCGCCTCCGAGGCGGGCGGGCCCGAGCCCGACGCGTCGGCTGACGCCACGCAGGCGGGCGAGGCCGAGGGCGACGCCTCCCAGGCGGCGGGACAGGCAGGCGCGGCGGAAGCCCCAGCCGCCGCAGAGGATGAGGCCGGCACGGACACCGCACCGGCCGACGGCGGCGAGCGCCCCGAGGCCGAGGCAGGCTCCGAGGCCGGCGCAGCCGCCGACGGCGCGCAGGAGGGTGGGGTCAGTGAGGCGGAGGCCGAGCTCGCGGCGCAGCGGGAGTTGAGGGCGCGGATCGAGCGGCGGAAGGCAGAGCGGGGCGGGCCGGTCGCGAGTGGGGCCGGGCTCAGCGGGACGGCCGCCGATCTGCTGGCCGCCGTGCGGGCCGTCGAGGGCGGGGCGCCGGCGACCGCGTACTTCGACGAGGCCCCGGCCGTGCCCCGCCGCCCCGATCCGGTTCCCGCACCCGCCCCCGTCAGGGCGGTGGCGGCCCCCGCACCGGACCGGGAGGCGGCTGCGGAGACGGTGGACGCGGTGCGTGCGGTCCTCGAACGGGGCGGGGCGCCCGGGGCGCTCGCCGGGCAGGTGGTCGAGGTGCTCGGGGAGGCGGCCGGGGAGCGGCTCGCCGAGGACCCGTGGCAGCTTCTCGCCGTGCCGGGCGTGCGGCCCGAGCAGGCGGACGGGTTCGCGCGGGCGCTGCTGGGGGCCGCGTGCGGGCCCGACGACGAGCGGCGGGCGGCGGCGCTGGTGGGCTGGGTCCTGGAGCGGGCCGCGCTCCGCGGCCACACCGCGCAGGACGCGTCCGCCGTGCGCGCGGCGCTCGCCGAACGGCAGGTGCCCGACCCGGACAAGGCCGTGCAGCAGGCGGTCGAGTCGGGCGTCGCGCTCGTGTTCCAGGAAGGACTGGAGGAGGCCGCGGAAGGCGGGGACGACGGGGAAGGCGCCGGGGAGGACGTGGGGCCGGTGACGGTGCTGCTGGGGCTCGACCGGTACGCGATGGCCGAGGAGAGCCTCGCCGAGGGCCTGGCCCGGCTGATCCGGACGTGCGCGCCCGCCGAGTGGGAGGGCACCGAGCTGGTGCGGGCCGCCGGCGCGAACGGGGTCGTGCTGCACACCGGCGGCGAGGCGGCACGCGCCGAGCCAGCCGCCCTGGTGGCCGGTGCCCGGGCGCGCGGTGTGCGCGCCCTGCTGGCCGTGCACGGCGCCGACGGGATCCGCAGGCTCGGCGCCGGGGCGGGGGCCGTCACCGTCGCGTCGCTGCTGGACGGCTCGGCCGGGCCGGGCCGCGACGAGGACGGGGCGTTCGCCCTGGATCTGCTGGTGGTGCTGGACGCCCCGCAGCTCGACGTGGAGACGGCCGCCGTGCTGGTCGAGTCGATGCCGGACGGCAGCCGTCTGGTGCTCGGCGGCGACCCGGGTGTGCTGCCGTCCGCGGGCGCCGGCCAGGTGCTCGGGGATCTGCTCGCCGCCCGGGTGTGCCCGCAGGTCGCCTCCCGGACACCGGACCCGGGCCCTCTCGGGGAGCTGGTCTCCGGCATCGGCATCGGGGAGCTGAACCAGGTCGAGGCGCCCGGCAAGGAGATCGTGATCGTGCCGGTGCGGGACGCCGGGGAGGCGGTGCACCGGGCGGTGCAGCTCGTGGCCGACTCGGTGCCCCGGGCCATCGGCGTACCCGCCGGGCAGACGCAGGTGATCACCGTCGGGCACGGCGGCTCCGCCGGCACCCGGGCGCTCAACGCGGCCCTGAAGCAGCGGCTCAATCCGGGCCCCGGCCGCTTCGGCGGCTTCGACCCGGGCGACCGGGTCGCCTACGCGCAGGGGCTCGGCCGGACGGTCACGGGCACGGTGGTGTCCGCCGGTGCCGACGGCCTCCACCTGGACTGCGACGGCACCGCGACGGTGGTGCCCCGGGCGCGCGTGGAGTCCGCGGTGCGCCACGGCTGGGCGCTGACGGCCCACCAGGCCGCCGGGGCGCGGTGGCCCGCGGTCGTCGTGGTGCTGCCCGGCGACGCCGCGCAGGGGCTGAGCAGGCCCTGGGTGTACACGGCCTTCGGCCGGGGCGAGCGCCACGTCTCGGTCGTCCACGGTGTCGACCAGGCGCTCCCCCGCGCCGTGGCCGAGGTCCCGGGCGAGCCGCGCACCACCCGGCTGCGCGGGCTGCTGGAAGGGCTGCTGGCCGGCACGGAGTGA